TACTGCTCGCAACCATGAGTTATTGGGGCTTTGGAGCGAGAGCAATTGAGTGCGTACAATCATACTTAACACACAGAACACAAGTCACGAAATTTAAGGGTCAGATATCAACTGCTCTTAAGAGTgagcgaggtgtgcctcaggggAGCTGCTTGGGGCTTATACTTTTCACACATTAGATTTTACACCTTGTGTCTAGAGCTGCACGCCACATTTATACGGTGATGATTGTCAGCTGCACTTGTCCTATAATCCTGAGTTATTTCAGGGTGATCTTGAAAAGATTTTGTCTTGGTCCTCCAAAAATGGCCTTAAATTAAACATAGGGTGTTCTGTGTTACATATAGTACCACAAAACCACATATAAACCTTAGTGAGAGGGTTTAGGCATCACTCTTGGCGGCGAGAACCTGTCAATTTGTGATTAGGTCAAAACTCTCGGATTCGTTTTAGACAGTGACCTCTCTTTTACAGACCACATGTATGTAGACATCCATCGCACCAATGGGAGGCTGAAGGGTTTGTATCAGTTTAGAGGTTTGTTGCCTGAGCCTTTAAAACTCCAGCTCATCCAGTATTTAGTATgataatatttctattatttttacccTGCCTATGGGAACAGTATCGCGATGCACGACGCTCAGAGAATTCACAAACTTCATAACACAACGCTGAGATAGATTTGTGTTCTCTCAGAGACGGAATGATCATGTGTCACAGTATTAGGATGATGTTAACATGCTTCGCATGGGGGACTTCTTCAAGCTGTTGGCAATCTGCATGACTCACAAAGTCCTCCTATTAAGGAGCCCCAGTAACTGAGTGAGATACTGCGGTATCGGGAAGAGGTGTTGAAATATGTCAGCCACGACCGAAAGCTTCACTTCCATAGCGAGGCTTGAATAAGgccaaaacagatttttatattttgggaccAATATTGTAAAACGACCACCCTGGTTTCCTGAAGTCTCTTTgcattagttgttttaaaaagaatgtaaaatacACAGTGAGAAGTTAAGATTTGACTTGATTTGTCCTGAAAACCTGTTTGTAACTGAGGAAGGATTAttataaaggcatttttatttatttatttattctactgcTAAGCTGCTGGCTTCAGCCTCTAAAAACCAGGTTCTTACTCTATAAGAACTTCTTGCGTCTAAAAGTTTCCAGTTTATCGAAACCGCTTTTCTTGAACTTTTTTTTCTTGAATTCCTGTACTGGcttgaatattttttgaatacCCTTGAATTGGCGCTCTCAAGTTAATAGTTTTTGGCTTCTGGAGGTTTCTTTCTGTGAGATCTCAGTACGGGACAGGAAGTAGTGTCTCTCACTGGTAACATTCCTTGTCTCTGTGTATTCCCGGTCATTATGAAAATCTCCGTACATGAAAAAACGAGGATAATGGGATCTTCCGGTCTCTGGTTGATCTTGGAAATTGTGAGCTTTTGACTATTTGAAACTTTCACTCCAATTTAGATTCTGAAAATAACTAGACATAATTTTCtgttataacttatttcattatcccccccccccccacccccccccccccccacccccccccccccccacccccccccccccccacccccccccccccccacccccccccccccccaccccccaattTGCCtttgtatgagcacttctagttcaagtgaattatatttccaacaccgatgtagagtttgccttgttgccacgatttagagaatctgtcaaaagtgtatttatagccattgtacacctacatgtactttattataaagtggtctaaccaCTCAacgctttaagttcaaccagaaatttattttaaagacaaatacacatcataactttttaaatgtgcaggcacatttaaaacttttatctttcgCAATGCTGCCTGGTGGGGAGTTACATCAGTTGGCATAGCATTATAAAACCTTCTccatggaaaaatacatacaaattttcataatgatcagtcaaatagtttctgaatcTATCAATGTCATAtgtacaatatacagggtgattcaaaactaaacagcaatctctcgggagcttattctatagctaaaaaacaagtaaaaaaagttataaaaaaccatataaccatatgccccgGAAACacttcgttagcgagtttacgcctagcgaaagatttcgcccggatttcagaacccttggtgaaatcaggccgtataaaaatggtaaaaggtagttacaaagatacaaatacgattgtttttttatgtttttatatctgacaaatttattaaaattcgtcccagagctgtataaatgcaatactttcagagatatcttacgtaaaacacaagaatttgGTGcaatgaaaataacacatttttgtgtttaacgtaagattacttccataaaatgttaaaataaaggtcatttttttcttaaacagatttgtagaacatttaattctgaaaagattcatgtgaattacttatgaaaaaaattaataataggtattaaaatttagctttatttaaaaataaaacagacgcacaaaaatgcatattcttatctgcataaaatattaactaatgtttaggttgtgagtaacagctgatcatttattctagactgaacattaacataaaatgtatttacctttataaaaactgtaataatcatctataatagttgctcaaagtgtcctccgttgttagcaatgcacgttttcgcaacgacgaatccactcttttctagcgcgtttcataaacgtttggagcattcttgatagtttctgccgcctctgataattgcgattacgtaactcctctatggtgttaatccgtttttgaataaacaattgacttcatccaaccccataagaaaaagtctgctgtggcgtgaggtcaggagaacgtggtggccattttactggtccatttcggaccaatccattgtctaccgtatgtatcaatttaaatagttttttcacatcattagaaaaatgtgtgGAGGTGCtcccgtcgtgcataaaccatgcatttattctatttttgaacaggaatatcttccaagagggtaggcaggtttgttcttataaaaaatttaagtacgctactccattaagtcgagaTTAgtggaggaaaaatggaccaatcaaattatcacccagaacaccaagccatacattgactgaaaatgtatgttgaaaatgcttcgtcgcagtttcatgtgggttgtcgtaacGCCCAAGtaatgggtattacgaaaattttacaattccatttctagtaaaacaggattcaatcagtaacgagaatacgccgaagaaaatatctgatgtcgtaaacaatttcttcttaaccagcggcaagAACatatcttccgtttattaagatcttgcggtaaatAAGTCTTGAatcacgtgttatatggaatgggtacaactgtgcttcatgaagtgtccgccaatacgcttgactggcaaatatttaactgacgtgataatcgtctggtgcttgtggttggtgataattcttacagcatttattattgcttgttctttattatagttccttgcgctacgttgacgaccagtatctattcgcttcggtttaaagctaaccagtttctctaagtcgtctctccacagcttcaaatgttttgcgatcaggtgttcttcgatgtggaaaaagtatcacgatattcctgaactgccagctaaaaccattcttgttaactttgccgtaaaatcagtatcatgtccgtatactcttcaaacgaatacataccatttacattatctgccattatttactaagataattacatacacttttataaaaatatttaataaaatattttaaaaataaatatttaataaaaatattttaaaaaataaatatttaataaaatatttttatacacttgtataaaatatttccaaataatcacaggatctcacaaaatacaatcttcacacgccacaataccaaaaacctccataaaggttatttcaaatattacttcatgaacttaattgttgatcagctgatattgccaacctttgcaaagaaaatatgacgattaaaaagtgtttgaataaatgatcagctgttactcacaacctaaacattagttaatattttatgcagatataagaatatgcattttttgtgcgtctgttttatttttaaataaagctaaaatttcaatacctattattaatttttttcataagtaattcacatgaatcttttcagaattaaatgttctacaaatctgtttaagaaaaaatgacctttatttaacatttatggaagtaatcttacgttaaacacaaaaatgtgttatttctttgcaccaattcttgtgttttacgtaagatatctctgaaagtattgcatttacagctctgggacgaattttaataaatttgtcagataaaaaaacataaaaaacaatcgtatttgtatctttgtaactacctttaccatttttatacagCCTGatttcaccaagggttctgaaatccggaggcgaaatctttcgctaggcgtaactcgctaacgaagcgtttccgggcatatggttatatgaacttttttatttgtttttagctatagaataagctcccgagagattgccgtttagttttgaatcaccctgtaataAATGGACAGTGTTATTCTCTCCTATCATTTGAATATTTGTAGAGccaattatataatgttttattaaagtatttttaacataacttATTAGGGCTATTAGTGATATAGGAAATAGAGcgtgaattattattaaatagctaAACCTTatcaaaatttatgatatttatatagtGACAACATGAGTTTCatataaagttttctttatttataatgattcatAGTCCAATTTTGGTTATTGAAATAGGTAATACTAGATTGAGTAATCAGtgaataccaaatattttaatcacatgtgggaaatttttttagaaatttcacattcttgttataatttagtaacaatgaatgtttcctatttattttcacaaacagttattaaattagtactctttaaaaaatgtaagtatataatCACACATATTAGGTTACTAATAAGTAATaggagataaaataatttattggtaattAATCTCAAAACATACAAAACTGTAAAAGAACTATGAGGAAAACTGATTGAAGGTTCTTCTCTGCTTTTAGTACGACCCTCGGTTCGGAGACGCGTTCTGGAATAGTTCACGTTCTTCGATGATGCACTACCTGTACTTAATGATGTCATCGTGGGCGATCGTATGTGACGTGTGGTACCTACCACCCATGTACCAAGAGAAGGATGAGACAGCCATTGACTTTGCAAACAGGGTGAAAGCTGTCATTGCTCGACAGGGTGGCCTCGTCGACCTCATGTGGTAAGTATGTGAGATGATGTCATTGTGGACGATTTTGTGTGACGTTATACATAACTAGTGTGTCAATAAAAAAGACtaatgcaattttaaactttatgaaaTAATGCTAACCACTTTTTTTAGTAGTGTGTTTAACAGCACAAAAAGACAGAAGAGaaagtttttttctcaaaaatagtaaatagtgcTGTCAACAATGCCACATCTGTAGTGCCTTCTTTGTGGTTAAATAAactcacaattttatactttatgaATACATAATACAGCGCATAAACACATGTATATTTCTTTGGAAGGTAGTTAAGGAGCATGTTCCTATTGTAAAGCTTGTGGTTGTATTCTAACATTGTTTCAAGGCCacttatacttttataatttagctgTTCGGCAGTACAGCTCCTGATTACATGAGGCTGCATCAGCCATTTTACAGGTTAACAGTTTGTTgtactcaataaaaaataatattaacaatttagaaaattgtaaacaGCACATAAACATTGTACATGGAATCAAGGATGTAAGAAAAAATCTGATATTTGAAAGCCATGAATGACGCCATTGTCCATAAAGCCCACTATTGATGATGGATGTTTTGAAACgataaaatgattataaaaatttgcCAGCAATACCTATAATACtgtcattcaatattttattactgagtTACAGCAATTTTTTTGGGAATTCTGAGTCTCATTCACCTTTcaattaacattttgttaaatttttattctgtttacaaATAACGTTTTGTTTTCTATCAAACAAAAAAAGGGGCAGAGTTGGTTAAAAGTTGAACATGGTTTATGTTATCAAAATTGTACTAATAAGATATATTATAGAtaggcttttaatttttttttctttagacaGGAAGGTTTGCCAAGTTAGGCAATAGGcaataatagttaattaaatatctaatatttttaatatacatgatCAACATAACTTTTCTATGTCTcaattaaacaataacatatattattattaaactctgATGTTTACTTCAAATCTTAAAATCTAATGTACATTAAAATCATGTATGTTTACTTTACGACCCATTAATTAACTGGACAACTTTTTGAAtcttattgtacattttaagatagtatatttcattatcattatttaaagtAAGACATCCCTTACAAACACAAACCCCTAAAGTAATTGTAACAGAACCAATTTCATTGcatatttcattagttttaactttttaaaatcataaagtatTACAAATGCAGACATTTCCATTGATTAGATGTAATGTAAAGCATTTGTACCGACTGCGACTACTGcaactaaaataaactttttgtccTTGAGAAGCATCAACTTCAATCAAATCTCAATTGGAAATGACGGATGGAAAACTCTTTTATGTTCTCTTTTAAGAGATGTCTTCAAACATTTGAATTCTAATGTCCTGATTTTATCTGCCTATCATAAAATTACATTCACAAAATTAATTGGTATGGTAAAAagaatctaaattatttattaactgtattCATATTGCAATCTTAAAGAAAAATCTAACACTTATGTTATGTTCAACTTTTAACCAACTCTGCCTCTTTTTTGTTTGATAGAATCCCTGAACCAGCTTCTCATAAAATCAAAGCAAGTCATATAACACCATTTAACAGTAATTAATTACCATATGGTAGATGATATgtctattagttttaaaaacacataaccTATAAGATTTCATTCAATGTACTACTGAAAAAGGATTGCTAAGCCTTTTTAgcagttttgtaacattttattaaaacattttttttaatttactgttcagataagtattttaactaaaaaaagcataaaaacatgcatataaaaatttattatattaaaaaaacacaaatggtactgtaccaaaaacattttgaacatttttctaGTTTTGTATCCAAAAttgcatttgaaaaaatattttcttaaaacaactgTTACTACTATAAACAACAACTAAAATTGTACACTACCTCCATTTTCACTTTTTCTCATAGGCCTAATCTAAACTCATGAGATTCAAACATGTAGTTTATAACATACACAGGATATCTTTAAGTTCTGAATTAGTGAGACTTCACTTAAAATAAGTtagcataaaaataatttcccatgataaaaactataaaataaatcttatatttaaatgtaatttaattttaaaagttaaacaaatacaaatatttattgactatttattttttcagtttcacATGAGAAATAGCactttgaaaaattattccaCTATAAACATAACTGTAAAAGTTATGTTGAGTCTTAGAAAGCAACATTTTCactttttgtgttgttttacactaaattttaactaaacagtTAATTAATCATCCaaattgcattaaatattttttattgtaatttggttTATTCAGATTGTTTATATATcaacaaatttgtaatatgtaaaaaagttatcGTGGGCTACCTGATACATTACACTTCCTGATATATTGAGCTACCTGATATGTTAGTTACATATGCTGATATGCATATGTACATCAGCATTTTTCGGTAGTTTTTGCAATGTCCGTATATACAGATGTGGGTGTTTCTCTGTAGTTTTTCAAGCGTCCGTACGTACGGATGTTGgcattaaaatagttaaacactaagcattaaatatatataaatagcaaACAGCAAAATCCCTAACACACACATGAACAAAGATACACGATTTAAATAATGCTTAAAAGCTTATTGCTTTTCGATTAAGAAttcatttacactgtaaaaacACTAACAATAAATAGCCCTTTACTTTTGtcttaaaaacctctaaaatatTCTCTAATTTTATATCAATGAGCTAATTATTATAAAGACAAATTCCTCCATACTCCATAATATAACTTGCTGGAGAGACCTGGGTTCAAGTCCTGACTGAGCAAGTActgtttgtgattcaatcttgattgaaaattatacatatatgttcCAAGTCTATCATCTTGGtgatattcttttaataaatagcacttattataaaatcaaaacatttcaaataaaaaaacatttcaaaatgttttccataTGCGACATTATGGCCAACTAAAAAGTTAAGGCTATgtcaagttaatttttaaatttgaatactttttttTGTTGAGTAAATATAGGTAAGGTACATTTTATCAACTCAAATAATAGTTGCCACAGAGCAATACCACTAACTATATTATGTttgatattcataaatttaacagTTCATCTgagataaatatttgttttgtatctcTATGATTCTTTTCCAGGGACGGCCAACTGAAGAGGATGAAACCAAAGAAAGAATGGAGAGAGAAACAGCAAGAAGAGTACAGTAAAAGATTAAAGGTGGAATAAACCAACAACAGTATGAACTATTGTGATATGTGCCTAATTGTCAATCTATAATCGACCTTAtcctgtaaatataataatatgtgtaaaaaccactgttaaattttgcacaaagtgTGTGTGACTGTAACTGTAAGTACGTTATGTTTTATTGAGTGGGTATAAGTTATGATTTTTAACTTAAGATTTTttgtagttattaattattttggatCCATAAACAGTCAGTTAAAAGACTGTTTCTAACGAACAATTccaaataatgttaaaatgattttgtatagATTTTGTACTTAGGAATACAGACTAGTCCGAATCTCTGTGCTGTTTTCACGTCTgagaaacattttaacaaatacctcttttagttttatacacaactttttgaaataatttaattttacaacaatgaatagtatttttattattaacaaaaaggAATTTGAGTGTGAGATTTTCAGTTTGGTAATACTTACCGGTGGCTAGTAtcgtattatattttacactagtcggaatattgaactgaaaatgTCTCCCAGTAAGTTACTTCAGTTGCTCCCTTTTGtgagtaataaacaataaaataaccaaagtgtcaatatatatatacaattatatgttCATCTATAGAGAGTTATTTGTCATTTTATGTTTCTAATTgttgtagtgttttgttatagtaatttatctatatattatacaaaaacattgtagTTTTTTAGAAAGTGTATTCGTTAAAAATTGGTAAGTGATTAAAACATTTCCCttgataagttttattattaattctgttaaaattaaatattaaagcacTTACATTTGTATAAACACAACCTTAGGTTATGGAAATGAACAAGTTAGCTTTAGTGTTGTGGATGTTGTAATGAACCggtattattgtttatatatagttAATACTTATCAGATGTgtcttataagttttaaaacatcaCAAAGTATTTTTGTAAGGTTACATTAATATTCACTAATGAAGCATGAATTGCCcgaatgttatttttttgttaatcattGTTGTcttctatacaaaaataaaataaaattgtggtcATGGCCAAAATAGCCATGATGTCCAGAATTGTCAATGTTACTGTAAAGTTCCAACTCCAAGTAAACCAATTTATACAAGACAAGTATGTGTTTGTTGTGCATGTACATGCATGCACATGTGTATGAGTTCAATTATAACAACTATAAATTTAATCTGtcctgatttatttttttttacaacaataaattaattgtaaaatagtgtgaacttgtaaagaattttattttgttgtgaatTGTGAATAATTACTGTTAGTAAAATATACAGTAGGGAACATGGGTAGTTCGAATTGAATCTTTAATTCAAAATCGTGGCTTATCATGCACTTTTTTTTCTGGTCCCTTGACATTAGTGTTATGTATAATGTCAAAAATTGGGCAATTAGTtcttatttttcttgtaaaattcaaaatctttttaaagttaagtaaagatgtcttattttaccaggtgaagttagggtaAAATAGggtctctctaacacttaacttaGGGACACTTAatggtttaaaggtgacttccgaactaccaccTATGGCCGGACAGGTGGGCTGCtcgcaaggacaggatcgctcagcggtcatccatccaagctgCAGCCACGCACGatgttgcttgatccggttattatgcgataaccattgtacctgctacactacgccattgggcAAATCTTTGTTCATTGAGCATTCTGAGCAAGaattcctaaaactaaataaGGCAATAT
The Homalodisca vitripennis isolate AUS2020 chromosome 1, UT_GWSS_2.1, whole genome shotgun sequence DNA segment above includes these coding regions:
- the LOC124354347 gene encoding uncharacterized protein LOC124354347; protein product: MSKAVHRRKNGGRHSQPLDSPITWHVPAFGPPWTFGSSWPLGSPGIWQTPVTRRPWPIANLDLWLLSASATFRPEGSGYLAPKMADSMDRFSSFYDPRFGDAFWNSSRSSMMHYLYLMMSSWAIVCDVWYLPPMYQEKDETAIDFANRVKAVIARQGGLVDLMWDGQLKRMKPKKEWREKQQEEYSKRLKVE